DNA from Granulicella sibirica:
CTGAAAGGAAAGACACCCAATCAGGTCCACCTCAACCGCCTGCCAGAAACCATGGCAGCCTAACCAAGACAGACCCTCCACCTAAGAATCACCGGAATCTGTTCAAACAAACCGAGCCACCTCTATATGACTAGTTCATCGTCGACGACAAAGACGCGTAGTCGGTTCCCATCCATAAAGCCCTCAGCATCAAAATGCCCTATCGAAAATTCTAATAGCCTAAGTGCCTGATTTCAGCTAAAGCGGTTCTGAGAACGCCATGCCACAGAAGGATGGGCTTACCTGCCGGAACAACTCCGAGCAGCAACAAAGATGCATGCCGCCTAGGTCTAGATTTTTTTGCGAGTTAACAAAGCGTAAGATTCAGTGGATGCATTTTTGATTCCTGCCATCATGTCTACACTCATCGATTGAGTTCTTCCAGGTAGGCTCGCAATGTACGCGGTTCGCGCTTTAGGATGGCCCGCAACGTCGTGGCATTCCCAAGGAGAGGATGCTTGTCGTACCACGCAAACATGCGCATCATTTCGCGCGAAGGGCCGCTTTGTAAAGACGACCTGATCGTGAGTGCCTTCACAGAATTTCCGAGTACAACACTCATCAGCGCTGCCAGTTCGTGTCGGTTCAGGTTACCTTCCGCGCACAATTCAAAGGTGCCGAACAGAAGTCTGTCTTCTGTAAGTGCGATGGCTGCGGCCTCTGCAACATCACGATAATCTACGCGGCTAAACTTTATCTGAGCAGACCATGGTTCGCCATAGCGGCCCGTTGCCTTCACTTTGCCCCAAGCTGGGGCCAGATTTTGGAAAAACATGGCTGGATGAAGAAAAACATATTCCATTCCGGAGTTAAGCAGAGCATCTTCGACAGGAATTTTTGCACTGTGGTTTGTCAGC
Protein-coding regions in this window:
- a CDS encoding NmrA family NAD(P)-binding protein, yielding MKVLTVGAVGPAAGLIVPELLKRNVAIRGLVHKVADERIARALGLSEIVVGDLSNSSDIAKALAGMDAAFYIAPAFLDNEAEVGMQFVAAAKRAGVRRLVFSSVIHPVLLELTNHSAKIPVEDALLNSGMEYVFLHPAMFFQNLAPAWGKVKATGRYGEPWSAQIKFSRVDYRDVAEAAAIALTEDRLLFGTFELCAEGNLNRHELAALMSVVLGNSVKALTIRSSLQSGPSREMMRMFAWYDKHPLLGNATTLRAILKREPRTLRAYLEELNR